In Daucus carota subsp. sativus chromosome 4, DH1 v3.0, whole genome shotgun sequence, one DNA window encodes the following:
- the LOC108216126 gene encoding zinc finger protein CONSTANS-LIKE 16 — MTASEFITNFLPMNTERKTANAVGGKTARACDSCLRKRARWYCAADDAFLCQVCDSLVHSANQLASRHDRVRLKTASFKQSESTSGDDLVPAWQGFTRKARTPRHTKPGLNSHFKDKERIINTSSLVPKMGSEEVSEEDETEAQLLYRVPIFDPFAAELCNVSTEVENLLVDDCKSEPVINHNELNAFLSSNDGNEGACDLDNLPLFLPSEMELEEFAADVETLLGKGFDEESCGIEALGLIECKEENVTENNFQGSGVKVEDEEQAIIASHFDPGLDGSAETIDWDFDYDSPMTGEEHEEVKVEVVAPSETTNSDAKEGGKKMFLRLNYDEVITSWDNKGCPWTSGVRPEFNPDDCWTDFMGLYAPSTQQPYGSEGGRNDGGREARVSRYREKRRTRLFSKKIRYEVRKLNAEKRPRMKGRFVKRTSFAGGSAALPYQINK; from the exons ATGACAGCTTCTGAATTTAttactaattttttaccaaTGAATACAGAGAGAAAAACCGCGAATGCTGTTGGGGGCAAGACTGCGAGGGCTTGTGATAGCTGTTTGCGTAAAAGGGCTCGATGGTACTGTGCTGCAGATGATGCATTTCTTTGTCAGGTGTGTGATTCGCTGGTGCATTCTGCTAACCAGTTGGCAAGTCGGCATGATAGGGTTCGACTCAAGACGGCCTCGTTTAAGCAGTCTGAGTCGACGTCTGGTGATGATTTGGTACCGGCTTGGCAGGGGTTCACGCGTAAGGCAAGAACCCCGAGGCATACTAAGCCGGGACTGAATAGCCATTTTAAAGACAAGGAGAGGATCATAAACACGTCTTCTCTTGTCCCGAAGATGGGGAGTGAAGAAGTGTCTGAGGAGGATGAGACAGAGGCACAGCTTCTGTATCGCGTTCCAATTTTTGATCCATTTGCTGCTGAGCTTTGTAATGTGTCCACTGAAGTAGAGAACCTACTTGTGGATGATTGTAAATCTGAGCCCGTCATTAATCATAATGAGCTAAATGCGTTTTTATCTTCTAATGATGGAAATGAAGGAGCTTGTGACTTGGACAATCTTCCGCTTTTTCTCCCATCTGAAATGGAGCTTGAGGAGTTTGCTGCTGACGTTGAGACCTTATTGGGAAAAGGGTTCGATGAGGAGTCATGCGGAATTGAGGCATTAGGGCTTATTGAATGCAAAGAAGAGAATGTTACTGAAAACAATTTTCAAGGAAGTGGAGTAAAAGTTGAAGATGAAGAGCAAGCAATCATAGCTTCTCATTTCGATCCTGGACTGGATGGATCAGCAGAGACCATAGATTGGGACTTTGACTATGATTCACCGATGACCGGTGAAGAGCACGAGGAGGTAAAGGTTGAGGTCGTGGCGCCTAGTGAGACAACAAACAGCGACGCTAAAGAAGGGGGAAAGAAAATGTTTTTGAGGCTTAACTACGATGAAGTCATTACTTCTTGGGACAACAAAGGATGTCCATGGACGTCTGGAGTCCGGCCTGAGTTTAATCCTGACGATTGCTGGACTGACTTCATG GGGCTGTATGCTCCGAGCACTCAACAGCCTTATGGAAGTGAAGGAGGACGGAATGATGGTGGACGAGAAGCCAGAGTGTCGAGGTACAGAGAGAAGAGGAGGACAAGACTGTTTTCGAAGAAGATAAGATATGAAGTCAGAAAGTTAAATGCGGAGAAAAGACCAAGAATGAAAGGCCGTTTTGTGAAGAGGACATCATTTGCAGGAGGATCTGCAGCTTTACCATACCAGATAAACAAATAA
- the LOC135152431 gene encoding pollen-specific leucine-rich repeat extensin-like protein 3 → MLVVDADSHTCLFMLILRLSGMSGPSTPVHSDHSESTVEGLPPRPGVVPISPPRALTPPPVAGPSRPPGYPHSGQTPIAAIPLRAIPPPAPEMPPPAPIVRPPIRGPPPEHESSGFSGVGPSYPHSPLSVPYHYYQALLMQREELLGQISELTQAMGELDPSRAERQLREEIRAFRTEAVERLCGITAPLGTPGDIIDWARWVLERLDVIGGPDFP, encoded by the coding sequence ATGTTGGTAGTGGATGCAGATTCTCATACGTGTTTGTTCATGTTGATTCTCAGACTATCAGGCATGTCAGGCcccagtaccccggttcattcTGATCATTCAGAGTCGACAGTTGAGGGACTTCCACCCCGTCCAGGAGTTGTACCTATATCTCCACCCAGGGCACTTACACCCCCACCTGTAGCTGGACCTTCACGTCCACCTGGATACCCTCACAGTGGACAGACCCCTATTGCAGCTATACCACTTAGGGCTATACCCCCACCTGCACCTGAGATGCCCCCACCTGCTCCCATTGTACGACCTCCTATCCGTGGACCCCCACCAGAGCATGAGtcttcaggattttcaggtgtcGGACCCTCTTATCCGCATTCCCCTCTTTCAGTACCCTATCACTATTATCAGGCACTTCTGATGCAGAGAGAGGAGCTATTGGGCCAGATTAGTGAGTTGACACAGGCGATGGGGGAGTTAGACCCTAGCAGGGCAGAGCGACAGCTGAGAGAGGAGATACGTGCTTTTAGGACAGAGGCAGTAGAGAGGTTATGTGGGATCACCGCACCACTTGGTACCCCTGGAGATATTATAGACTGGGCTCGTTGGGTCTTGGAGCGGCTGGACGTTATCGGAGGACCAGACTTTCCCTAG